In Candidatus Glassbacteria bacterium, a single genomic region encodes these proteins:
- a CDS encoding ABC transporter ATP-binding protein — MVETQQTEAQGKALLTVNNIEVVYDHVILVLKGVSLEVPEG; from the coding sequence ATGGTTGAAACGCAGCAAACCGAGGCGCAGGGGAAGGCCCTTCTCACCGTCAACAACATCGAGGTGGTCTACGATCACGTGATCCTGGTGTTGAAGGGGGTTTCCCTGGAAGTTCCCGAGGGG